A window of Pontibacillus halophilus JSM 076056 = DSM 19796 contains these coding sequences:
- the gcvPA gene encoding aminomethyl-transferring glycine dehydrogenase subunit GcvPA yields the protein MGFRYLPMTDKDRRAMLEEIGVESTDELFADIPEDVRYKGELKIKPALSEPVLTKELSRLANQNANTKEYTSFLGAGVYDHYIPSIVNHVISRSEFYTAYTPYQPEISQGELQAIFEFQTMVAQLTGMDVANSSMYDGGTALAEAVTLSAGHTKRSKVLVSRAVHPESIQVIETYAYAQDLELVYIDLIDGKTDLQHLKAELDEDTAGVVVQYPNFYGVIEPLADVKEALEQQDKTMMIVSSNPLSLGYLTPPGHMGADIVVGDTQVFGIPAQFGGPHCGYFATTKKLMRKVPGRLVGQTVDEEGRRGFVLTLQAREQHIRRDKATSNICSNQALNALATSVALSALGKNGIKEMAYQSMQKARFAKTKLVEAGVPVVYNDAYFNEFVVDLGKDVADVNKVLLEKGIIGGFDLGQVDQHLSTQMLIAVTELRTRDEIETLAKELGDVYANRKLSTPI from the coding sequence ATGGGGTTTCGTTATTTACCAATGACAGATAAAGACCGAAGAGCGATGTTAGAGGAGATTGGTGTCGAGTCGACGGATGAACTATTTGCTGATATCCCTGAAGATGTTCGATATAAAGGGGAGCTAAAGATAAAGCCCGCATTAAGTGAGCCGGTCTTAACGAAAGAACTTTCAAGATTAGCGAATCAGAATGCGAATACAAAGGAATATACGTCGTTTCTTGGAGCGGGAGTGTACGATCACTACATTCCTTCAATTGTCAATCATGTTATCTCACGTTCAGAATTCTATACAGCCTACACCCCTTACCAACCGGAAATTTCACAAGGGGAGCTTCAGGCCATATTTGAGTTCCAGACAATGGTGGCACAGTTAACGGGAATGGATGTTGCCAATTCGTCTATGTATGACGGTGGGACGGCATTAGCAGAAGCCGTAACGCTTAGTGCGGGACATACGAAGCGTTCGAAAGTGTTGGTGTCACGAGCGGTGCACCCAGAGTCTATTCAAGTCATTGAAACCTACGCGTACGCACAAGACCTTGAGCTTGTATATATCGACCTTATAGATGGGAAGACAGACCTTCAACATCTAAAGGCTGAGTTAGACGAAGATACAGCTGGAGTTGTGGTGCAATATCCGAACTTCTATGGAGTAATTGAACCGTTGGCTGATGTGAAAGAAGCGTTAGAACAACAAGACAAGACCATGATGATTGTATCAAGCAATCCCCTTTCCCTAGGCTATTTAACTCCACCAGGTCACATGGGAGCTGACATTGTAGTAGGAGATACACAAGTATTTGGTATACCGGCTCAATTTGGTGGACCTCATTGTGGGTATTTCGCTACGACGAAGAAGCTCATGCGTAAAGTACCAGGTCGCCTAGTGGGTCAGACGGTAGACGAAGAAGGACGCCGAGGATTTGTCCTAACGTTACAAGCTCGGGAGCAGCACATTCGTCGAGACAAAGCTACGTCTAATATTTGCTCAAACCAAGCATTGAATGCGTTGGCTACGTCGGTGGCCCTATCTGCATTAGGCAAGAACGGAATAAAAGAGATGGCTTACCAAAGCATGCAGAAAGCACGATTTGCTAAGACGAAATTAGTAGAAGCAGGCGTACCTGTTGTGTATAATGATGCCTATTTCAATGAGTTTGTGGTCGATCTTGGAAAGGATGTTGCCGATGTGAACAAGGTGTTGCTTGAGAAAGGCATCATTGGTGGGTTTGACCTTGGTCAAGTAGACCAACATCTTTCCACACAAATGCTCATAGCCGTGACCGAATTACGTACGAGAGATGAAATTGAAACTTTAGCAAAGGAATTGGGGGATGTATATGCAAACAGAAAACTATCCACTCCTATTTGA